The Thiosulfativibrio zosterae genome has a window encoding:
- a CDS encoding NAD(P)/FAD-dependent oxidoreductase has translation MKQFNRREIIKAMVALGAVAPVYSVLTGCVSNAPKEKAQLNKAGSQPRVVVIGGGFGGASCAKYLKRFDSHIDVTLVEPKETYMTCPGSNWYLAGLTDAKTITHNYKSLSEKHKVNVIHQMVSAIDPAAKTVTLANGDLLGYDRLVVSPGIDFKYEAIEGLSADVIDKIPHAYQAGPQTDILYKQIREMKQGGTFVIAPPGNPFRCPPGPYERVSMVAAYFKANNPTAKILVLDAKDKFSKQGLFKEGWAELYGDMIEWVSATDGGAVKKVDAATKTVTCDYGTIKADVVNIIPPQKAGKLAFAAGLTNETGWCPVNQETFESTIHRGIHVIGDASIAGKMPKSGHSAASQGKMCAAAIVSQFHNWAMPRPKNVNTCYSLISADYGISVAAVYEMHDGTIGGVSGAGGVSPMGADAAFRKMEANYARGWYKSITADLWNS, from the coding sequence ATGAAACAATTTAATCGTCGTGAAATTATAAAAGCCATGGTCGCCTTAGGGGCGGTTGCGCCAGTTTATTCGGTATTAACGGGCTGTGTGAGCAATGCACCCAAAGAAAAAGCGCAATTGAACAAAGCGGGCAGTCAGCCTAGAGTGGTGGTCATCGGGGGCGGATTTGGTGGCGCCAGTTGTGCAAAATACCTTAAGCGTTTTGACAGTCATATTGATGTGACCTTGGTTGAACCTAAGGAAACCTATATGACCTGCCCAGGCAGTAATTGGTATTTGGCAGGTTTAACCGATGCAAAAACCATTACCCACAACTACAAATCCTTGAGTGAAAAGCACAAGGTGAATGTGATTCACCAAATGGTTTCTGCGATTGATCCCGCCGCTAAAACAGTCACCTTGGCGAATGGTGATCTACTTGGATATGATCGTTTGGTGGTTTCTCCGGGTATTGATTTTAAATATGAAGCGATTGAAGGCTTGTCTGCAGATGTCATAGATAAAATTCCGCATGCCTATCAAGCAGGCCCACAAACCGATATTCTGTACAAACAGATTCGCGAAATGAAGCAAGGCGGGACTTTTGTCATTGCACCACCAGGCAATCCTTTCCGTTGCCCTCCTGGCCCATACGAGCGTGTGAGTATGGTGGCGGCTTATTTTAAAGCCAATAACCCAACCGCAAAAATCTTGGTTTTAGATGCCAAAGATAAGTTCTCTAAGCAAGGTTTATTTAAAGAAGGTTGGGCCGAGTTGTATGGCGATATGATTGAATGGGTTTCTGCTACCGATGGCGGAGCTGTCAAAAAAGTAGATGCAGCCACCAAAACGGTGACTTGTGATTATGGGACTATTAAAGCCGATGTGGTTAATATTATTCCGCCACAAAAAGCCGGTAAACTGGCATTTGCGGCAGGTTTAACCAATGAAACGGGTTGGTGTCCAGTTAACCAAGAAACCTTTGAGTCGACCATTCATCGTGGTATTCATGTGATTGGTGATGCGTCTATTGCCGGCAAAATGCCAAAATCAGGGCATTCAGCGGCTAGCCAAGGCAAAATGTGTGCGGCGGCTATTGTGTCGCAGTTCCATAACTGGGCAATGCCAAGACCTAAAAATGTGAACACCTGCTATAGTTTGATTTCTGCTGATTATGGAATCAGTGTGGCAGCGGTTTATGAAATGCACGATGGCACGATTGGTGGCGTGAGTGGCGCAGGGGGCGTAAGCCCTATGGGCGCTGATGCTGCTTTCCGTAAAATGGAGGCCAATTATGCGCGTGGTTGGTACAAGAGTATTACCGCAGACCTTTGGAACAGTTAA
- a CDS encoding c-type cytochrome, which produces MKKLQHLIMAGAMMIVLPTASYAVGISNAELSATTCFMCHGPEGKAVGGSIPPLAGYPESVMVQQLKAFKDGTRPSTVMQRHIKGYSDAEIEELAKYFSTLKP; this is translated from the coding sequence ATGAAGAAATTGCAACATCTCATCATGGCTGGCGCAATGATGATTGTATTGCCTACCGCTTCTTATGCGGTGGGCATTAGTAATGCAGAGCTTTCTGCCACGACTTGCTTTATGTGTCATGGGCCAGAAGGTAAAGCGGTGGGTGGAAGCATTCCGCCTTTAGCAGGGTATCCTGAGTCTGTGATGGTTCAACAGCTTAAGGCTTTTAAAGATGGTACCAGACCCTCAACAGTCATGCAGCGTCATATCAAAGGGTATAGCGATGCAGAAATTGAAGAGTTGGCAAAGTATTTCAGTACTTTAAAACCTTAA